In the Candidatus Electrothrix sp. GW3-4 genome, one interval contains:
- a CDS encoding WecB/TagA/CpsF family glycosyltransferase, with translation MDSLFTFLFEEGVGPIIILLNESSRLGRYAGSKVNPRSRYSLMPYAVISNGKLPIWVGSDRLQQWGPVIRLQKRNFGISKRVLEVVRAHYNNEPYLEKDYTKLETINIFGLEILSTTFTSAVNILLSDISSKSGRCKVVVTPNVDHIVKLDRDPILCRLYASADYIFPDGFPLVIASKLVGKGLCQRITGADLFPALCKGLASQRGHVFVLGGFPGEEDNICATLRAQFPGLRVTAMCPTFEFSPKGVEAENAIENISKAHPDIVFVCLGFPKQDLFGLIHRKRLQAGLVLGVGAALDFTFGRIKRAPIFLQSTGMEWLWRLCSDPVRLWRRYLVEDVSFIGIVMRELANTTR, from the coding sequence ATGGACTCACTTTTTACCTTCCTGTTTGAGGAAGGCGTGGGTCCCATAATAATTTTGCTGAACGAATCCTCTCGCTTAGGCAGATATGCAGGCTCCAAGGTAAATCCACGTTCAAGATACTCACTGATGCCGTACGCTGTTATTTCAAACGGCAAACTCCCGATATGGGTTGGATCAGACAGGCTGCAGCAGTGGGGCCCTGTGATTAGGTTACAAAAAAGGAACTTCGGGATCTCAAAACGCGTGCTTGAAGTAGTTCGAGCCCACTACAATAATGAGCCTTATTTGGAAAAAGATTACACAAAGCTAGAAACGATTAATATTTTTGGCCTCGAAATTCTATCAACTACGTTCACGAGTGCAGTTAATATTTTATTAAGCGATATATCCTCTAAAAGTGGAAGATGTAAAGTTGTAGTAACTCCCAACGTTGATCACATTGTAAAGCTTGACCGCGACCCCATATTATGTAGACTATATGCTTCTGCAGATTATATTTTTCCTGATGGATTCCCGTTAGTTATTGCTAGTAAGCTAGTAGGCAAAGGATTATGCCAGCGTATTACTGGAGCAGATTTGTTCCCTGCCCTTTGCAAAGGACTTGCGAGCCAAAGAGGGCATGTCTTCGTATTAGGAGGATTTCCTGGGGAGGAGGACAATATCTGCGCTACACTTAGGGCTCAATTTCCAGGGTTAAGGGTAACTGCTATGTGCCCTACATTCGAGTTTAGTCCAAAAGGAGTTGAGGCAGAAAATGCTATAGAAAATATCTCTAAGGCACATCCTGATATTGTATTTGTCTGCCTAGGTTTTCCAAAACAGGATCTGTTTGGTCTTATTCATCGTAAGAGATTGCAGGCAGGGCTTGTTCTCGGTGTCGGTGCGGCTTTGGATTTCACCTTCGGAAGGATAAAGCGTGCTCCAATATTTTTACAATCAACTGGGATGGAGTGGTTGTGGAGACTTTGTTCTGATCCAGTTCGCCTGTGGCGCCGCTATCTTGTAGAAGATGTATCTTTTATAGGTATTGTTATGAGAGAATTAGCAAATACAACACGATAA
- a CDS encoding transposase yields MSPTETQDVTPFPCSCGCSSFKNLEPYYTHQHIEFPEIVMSVIHFILYKGECTACGKTSKGYVPGEFKTGFGPRFTALVGEISGIDGNSRETVQTFCSSVLGVPISLGALQKIIDRASAAVKPHYESIRDVARSQEVNYLDETTWKKGGKLHWLWVMINSTVAYFMLCIDTDPRKRLNSLSVSGKVSWSVTVTDSIRAGSMAGASEVYSVCLYAI; encoded by the coding sequence ATGTCGCCCACGGAAACGCAGGATGTAACGCCCTTCCCCTGTTCCTGCGGCTGCAGCAGCTTTAAAAATCTTGAACCGTACTATACCCACCAGCACATCGAATTCCCCGAAATTGTTATGTCGGTCATTCATTTCATTCTTTATAAAGGTGAATGCACTGCTTGCGGAAAAACCAGTAAAGGATATGTTCCTGGAGAGTTCAAGACGGGTTTCGGACCGAGATTTACTGCCTTGGTCGGCGAGATCAGCGGGATTGACGGCAACAGCCGCGAGACCGTTCAGACTTTTTGTTCTTCCGTTCTCGGTGTTCCAATCAGCCTCGGAGCCCTGCAGAAGATCATTGATCGGGCCTCAGCAGCAGTCAAACCGCATTATGAATCTATACGGGACGTAGCCCGAAGCCAGGAAGTCAATTATCTTGACGAAACCACCTGGAAAAAAGGTGGTAAGCTCCACTGGTTGTGGGTTATGATCAATTCGACGGTCGCCTATTTCATGCTCTGCATCGACACCGATCCAAGGAAGCGTTTGAACAGCTTATCTGTATCTGGGAAGGTATCCTGGTCAGTGACGGTTACAGACTCTATCAGAGCTGGGTCAATGGCGGGTGCATCCGAAGTTTATAGCGTTTGCCTATATGCGATATAG
- a CDS encoding glycosyltransferase family 2 protein — translation MKIGIITVLYKSSSVIEGFINSMNAQTWSEFDILFIENEVDEQYCETYIRNNSNFPFMFFRNEKNEGVARGNNQGIEHYIAQDDITHILFLNNDIIVDSNFLEKQVEIMQTHPNVEALAPKIFYHGRGEKIWYAGGRLSYFKGGPVHFGHNKRDKLLGRELFRINYAPTCSLIIRKGIFQRTGIRMWEQLFVYQDDYVFCKELHKAKVRLYYIPSIHLQHKISISTGGHKSEFSRYYLARNWAYTLRKFRNIFVLILPFIMILNALRGSHIENRAIIDSVKMP, via the coding sequence ATGAAGATCGGCATTATAACAGTCCTTTACAAATCATCCAGCGTCATTGAAGGCTTCATCAATAGTATGAATGCACAGACATGGTCAGAATTTGATATTTTATTTATTGAGAATGAAGTTGATGAACAATATTGTGAAACATATATTCGTAATAACTCAAATTTTCCCTTTATGTTCTTCAGGAATGAAAAAAATGAGGGAGTTGCAAGAGGGAATAATCAGGGTATAGAACATTATATTGCCCAGGATGATATTACACATATATTATTTCTGAATAATGATATAATAGTCGACTCTAATTTTCTGGAGAAACAGGTCGAAATAATGCAAACCCACCCAAATGTGGAAGCACTTGCCCCAAAAATATTTTACCACGGTCGGGGGGAAAAGATATGGTATGCAGGTGGCAGATTAAGTTATTTTAAGGGTGGACCGGTGCATTTTGGACATAATAAACGTGATAAATTGTTGGGCCGTGAGCTTTTCCGCATTAATTATGCTCCGACTTGCTCCCTAATTATCCGTAAGGGTATTTTCCAGCGGACAGGTATTCGTATGTGGGAGCAGCTTTTTGTGTATCAGGATGACTACGTATTCTGCAAGGAACTGCATAAGGCTAAGGTTAGATTATATTACATTCCAAGTATCCATCTCCAACATAAGATTAGCATTTCTACTGGCGGGCATAAATCTGAGTTCTCCCGTTATTATTTAGCGCGTAACTGGGCATATACGCTACGAAAATTCAGAAATATATTTGTCCTCATATTGCCTTTTATAATGATATTAAATGCTTTGCGTGGTAGTCACATAGAAAACCGTGCGATTATTGATTCTGTCAAAATGCCATGA
- a CDS encoding NAD-dependent epimerase/dehydratase family protein: protein MKILITGGAGFIGSRLSLALNKRGHKVTVLDSLAPQIHGKSPGQSSLFKEIDGKVRFVHGSVQRREDWLISLQGQDVVVHLAAETGTGQSMYEIERYVDVNTRGTAILLDILAKGECSISKVIVASSRAIYGEGKYRSEAGYVYPGLRSKEDLLNGDFECKCPVTGGSLSLVATDEDSTIHPTSIYGITKQNQEQMVLTVGQAIGIDSLVFRYQNVYGPGQALCNPYTGILSIFSTQLRQDKNINVFEDGLESRDFVYIDDAVEATILGIESETVHLGAFNVGSGVSTDVLTIAHVLKEKYRSSGRIHITGNFRLGDIRHNYADLTRINKKLGFQPKVSFEQGISMFIAWVMTQDVNDNGYQESLQEMRDKGLFK, encoded by the coding sequence TTGAAGATTTTGATAACTGGTGGTGCAGGGTTTATAGGCTCAAGGCTTTCACTTGCATTAAACAAACGTGGACATAAGGTTACGGTTCTTGATTCGTTAGCTCCGCAAATTCATGGAAAGTCACCGGGGCAATCTAGCCTCTTTAAGGAAATTGATGGAAAAGTCAGGTTCGTTCATGGTAGCGTCCAACGTCGTGAGGATTGGCTCATTTCTCTGCAAGGGCAAGATGTGGTGGTTCATCTTGCCGCTGAGACCGGTACAGGGCAATCAATGTATGAAATTGAACGATATGTTGATGTAAACACTAGAGGTACAGCAATATTGCTGGATATCCTTGCTAAAGGAGAATGCTCTATATCTAAAGTTATAGTTGCCTCCTCTCGCGCTATTTATGGGGAAGGTAAATATCGGAGTGAAGCCGGTTATGTTTATCCTGGTTTAAGAAGTAAAGAGGATCTTTTAAACGGTGATTTCGAGTGTAAATGTCCAGTTACCGGTGGTTCATTATCACTTGTAGCTACTGACGAAGATTCCACGATTCACCCAACTTCGATCTATGGCATTACGAAACAAAATCAAGAACAAATGGTTCTAACTGTCGGGCAAGCTATCGGAATTGATAGCCTCGTCTTTCGCTATCAGAACGTTTACGGTCCTGGCCAAGCTTTATGCAATCCGTATACTGGGATTCTTTCAATATTCTCAACACAATTGCGACAAGATAAAAATATCAATGTATTTGAGGACGGTCTTGAAAGTAGAGATTTTGTTTACATTGATGATGCTGTTGAAGCAACAATTCTGGGTATCGAATCTGAAACGGTACACTTGGGCGCGTTCAATGTTGGTTCCGGCGTCTCTACTGACGTGCTTACCATTGCACATGTTTTGAAAGAAAAATATAGGTCCTCAGGCAGGATTCATATTACTGGCAACTTTAGGCTTGGCGATATTCGTCATAATTATGCCGATCTGACTAGGATTAATAAAAAGCTTGGGTTCCAACCGAAAGTATCATTTGAGCAGGGAATCAGTATGTTTATTGCTTGGGTGATGACGCAAGATGTTAACGATAACGGCTACCAAGAGTCACTTCAGGAAATGCGTGACAAGGGGTTATTTAAATGA
- a CDS encoding O-antigen ligase family protein, with protein MIYSILLLLIFVVSGSILVVLNKTDFMYVFIALITIFGILSTKKIALVRESIVRQIIILILFSGLVLVRGDSLIDVYSYSFIFKIITAIILSMYLLSLGNELLVERLCSVFEIIALLSLITFIGSNVVPYLGSKFASYLMFNAGELYVQGNVTTFLGLGYARAADIAKYGFMRNQGFFWEPGVLGFFTTFVYLFKAYHLNNNRRAWLYCLTVLSTVSMGAITIFLFLFLYYKYILLIRKQRFTGKFVIQFSLIMLVTLIAATSYISPKTSIGALSRFFHRDLKNDSSAKTRWIDFDIGLRAAMEKPFIGCGKDFSSFYYLLILERNKSKEIYDGGISNSIISIWYMFGGIFLCYYLYLIYNFSKWLAPENSSLVFCIIILLLMHEPLAISLFTLFFITAFATDNPHKLTVSY; from the coding sequence ATGATTTACAGTATATTATTACTACTAATTTTTGTAGTATCCGGCAGTATTCTTGTAGTCCTTAATAAGACTGATTTTATGTATGTTTTTATCGCATTAATTACGATATTTGGAATTCTTTCCACAAAAAAAATAGCTCTTGTGCGAGAGTCTATAGTACGTCAGATCATTATACTGATACTATTTTCAGGGCTTGTGCTTGTTCGTGGAGATTCATTGATCGATGTTTACAGTTATAGCTTTATCTTTAAAATAATAACGGCTATTATTCTGTCAATGTACCTATTATCCCTTGGTAATGAATTGTTAGTTGAACGTCTATGCTCTGTTTTTGAGATAATAGCACTGCTCTCACTGATAACCTTCATTGGATCTAACGTTGTCCCCTATTTGGGCAGCAAATTTGCTTCCTATTTAATGTTTAACGCAGGAGAATTATACGTTCAGGGAAATGTCACTACCTTCTTGGGGCTAGGCTATGCCCGTGCTGCAGATATAGCAAAGTATGGATTTATGAGAAATCAAGGTTTTTTTTGGGAACCTGGCGTGCTTGGTTTTTTTACAACTTTTGTCTATTTATTTAAGGCCTATCATTTGAATAATAACCGTAGAGCATGGCTATATTGTTTAACTGTGCTATCGACAGTATCAATGGGAGCTATCACTATTTTCCTTTTCCTTTTCCTTTATTACAAATATATACTCCTGATTAGAAAGCAACGGTTCACTGGAAAGTTCGTGATACAATTTTCCCTAATAATGCTGGTGACCCTTATTGCTGCTACTAGCTATATCAGCCCGAAAACAAGTATTGGAGCGCTAAGTAGATTTTTTCACAGGGATTTGAAAAATGATTCCAGCGCAAAAACACGATGGATTGATTTCGATATTGGGCTGCGAGCAGCTATGGAAAAGCCTTTTATAGGATGTGGAAAAGATTTTAGCAGTTTCTATTATTTATTAATACTCGAACGAAATAAGAGTAAGGAAATCTATGATGGTGGTATCTCAAATTCTATAATCTCGATTTGGTATATGTTCGGGGGTATTTTCTTGTGCTATTATTTATACCTCATTTATAATTTTTCTAAGTGGCTAGCTCCTGAGAATAGCAGCTTAGTATTCTGTATTATTATACTTTTACTGATGCATGAGCCCTTGGCTATTAGTCTCTTTACTCTTTTCTTTATTACCGCTTTTGCTACAGATAATCCGCATAAATTGACTGTAAGTTATTAA
- a CDS encoding IS3 family transposase, with the protein MSRKRRVHSAAFKGKVALEALKELKPINVLASQYEIQPNQISTWKKQLKEGVTEIFSRKRGKAKDDSRKAEKRLYEEIGRLKMELDWLKKKSEPYSDPLDLIDSQHRSISIQRQCELLGISRSRYYYKPAVESELNLKLMRIIDEIYTDCPFYRSRRMVIELERRAFHVNRKRVQRLMRLMGLEAIYPKPKLTHRNIEHKVYPYLLRNILIDRPNQVWSTDITYIPMQSGFMYLTVIIDWYSRYILSWRISNTMDNDFCVEALDEALTHGLPDIFNTDQGVQFTSKQFTQRLTDVDVKISIDGKGRALDNIFVERLWRTVKYENIYLKDYRNGNELYQGLEEYFSFYNTRRPHQSLGYRSPEDIHYCS; encoded by the coding sequence ATGTCACGTAAAAGAAGAGTCCACTCAGCTGCATTTAAAGGAAAAGTTGCACTTGAAGCACTGAAAGAACTAAAGCCGATTAATGTACTGGCCTCCCAGTATGAGATTCAGCCAAACCAGATTAGCACCTGGAAAAAGCAGCTAAAAGAAGGAGTAACCGAAATATTCAGCCGAAAACGCGGTAAAGCAAAAGATGATTCCCGCAAGGCTGAAAAACGCTTATACGAAGAAATCGGTCGTCTGAAAATGGAGCTGGACTGGCTTAAAAAAAAGTCTGAGCCCTACTCGGATCCCCTTGATTTAATTGATTCTCAGCATAGGTCGATCAGCATCCAGAGGCAATGTGAGCTGCTTGGCATCAGTCGATCCCGCTATTACTACAAGCCAGCGGTTGAGAGCGAACTGAACCTCAAATTGATGCGAATTATCGATGAGATCTACACCGACTGTCCTTTTTACAGAAGCAGACGGATGGTCATCGAGCTGGAACGGCGTGCTTTTCATGTTAACAGAAAACGGGTTCAACGGTTGATGCGCCTAATGGGGCTTGAGGCTATTTACCCGAAACCGAAACTAACTCATCGGAATATTGAACACAAAGTTTATCCATACCTTTTGAGGAACATCTTGATTGATCGTCCCAATCAGGTTTGGAGCACTGATATCACGTATATTCCGATGCAGAGCGGTTTCATGTATCTGACGGTAATTATTGACTGGTACAGCCGATACATCCTCAGTTGGCGTATATCCAATACGATGGATAACGATTTTTGTGTCGAAGCTCTTGATGAAGCATTAACTCATGGATTACCCGATATTTTTAATACAGATCAGGGAGTGCAATTCACAAGCAAGCAGTTTACACAACGCCTGACAGATGTTGATGTAAAAATCAGCATAGACGGCAAGGGCCGAGCACTGGATAATATTTTTGTCGAGCGTCTTTGGCGTACAGTAAAGTACGAAAATATCTACCTGAAAGACTATCGAAATGGCAATGAGTTATACCAGGGGCTGGAAGAGTATTTTTCGTTTTATAACACTCGACGTCCTCATCAGTCTTTGGGGTACAGATCTCCTGAAGATATTCATTATTGCTCATGA